AAGCCCAGTTAATCGAGCTTCGATAATTAACTTCCgctatgttattttattatacattgatTCGATTTTGATAAGCTTTTTATTCATTGACAAGGACAGGGAACTGGTGAAgaattaatagtaaattttataaattgtatgtttaatttttagggGATCCAATACAATGCATAAACGATTCAGTGCCTGGTCATGTAATAAACACATTCTGTTGGATAACATACACTTTTACGATGCCAGGATTATATAACAAACCAATTGGAACACATGTTCCACATCCGGGTCTTGGTAATGATCTTGAAGAGAAACAATTTCATAGTTATTATCAATGGGTGCCATTTGTGTTATTCTTCCAAGTAAgtattgaaaaaacatttcgtaacttatttattttctggCCTCGTTAAATAATATGCGTATTTTTTTGTAgggattattattttatgcacCACATTGGATATGGAAAAATTGGGAAGAAGGTAAAATTCGATTAATTTCGGATGGTATTCGTGGTACAATGATTGGTGGCGAACAAGAACGTGCTTTTCGTGCTGAACGattaattcaatatattatgGATACTTTACACTTGCATAATACCTACGCTTTTGGGTATTTCTTCTGTGAGgctcttaattttattaatgtggTAAGTCTTCATTTTATTTAGTGGGAGGACTTTTTGCATCCCAATCCGATGAAATACTCTACTGTACTTTGATTAAGTTTTGAAGCATAATAGCTGTTAAAATTCTCCTGGTTCGTTTTCGAAAGAGCATATTGTTATTCTGTCTTTGtaagttttatgaaaaattcttgAACCGCGTTGAGTGATTTTAGTTTTGTGGACGCAATCAGTATTTGGGAAGCTGCTTGCTTAAGAACATTGTGTGCTGTTgcctttaaattatttataatagttttctgTACCCATTTTTTATCTAATACagggtgtttttttaagttggcatatgcttgaacctcgaaaaataactttcatcgataataatgcttcaagcgaaaaatattGGGTGTGCAGGCCCACATCTTACACAGaaattaaacttgacctaggtttccaagctcaatgaaaagcttaaCCGGTAATCAATAAATGGTcacttcaaattagaaaatgtaattgatggcaaaagtaatattttttgttcgaaacatttttccgcaaaccgtacagtttaggccaGAACGTACTGAAAAgtttaatacaaaattgttatttcgcaTAGTTGTTTCTGCGAAATAAGGCacctttcgaaaaaatttgtccaataaattcaataaaagtggtttttttttctataaagaccgttcaagcatatgtcaacttaaaatagACAGcctgtatatgaaaattaaGCTTCCGTGTGTTTATGGTcgtaaaactcgaaaaatagcCGATGGATTGGCTTGAAATTTTCGCAGGTCGTTGTGTTTATATCCAAAAGTGTTTATACATACTTTGCATCTCGAAGTTATCACAGGAacgaatgtttaaaaataactaaatgaaGGAATGGAAGTCATATAAATCTAGAATTTTTATGACTTccaattttgaatttagaatttctttaaaatcaGTAGATTCGTTCAACTGTTTCTAACGCTGGAACGTCGAAATTTTACTCTCTTTTCTTCTTACTTCTGGGGTTTTaacttttagaaaattgtttgatgaaatttttcattttttttaggtattaaatataattttcgtgGATAAATTCTTGGGCGGTACATTTATGTCTTATGGTGTCGACGTATTACGTTTCTCAAATTTAAATCAAGAAAATCGTACCGATCCAATGGTGCAAGTATTCCCGCGTATTACAAAATGTACATTCCATAAATTTGGAGCATCAGGGACAATACAAAAACATGATGCTATGTGCGTTCTagctttaaatatattaaatgaaaaaatttatatctttttatggTTTTGGTTTATTATATTGGCTGTATTAAGTGGTTTAGCGCTTATCTATTCCGCTGCTGTGATTTTAATGCCATCAACACGTGAAGCAgtattaaaacgaaaatatagaTTTAGTACACCAGATGCCTTAACAACGTTGATTAGAAAAACTCaggtaagatatttttattgattttttttaatcacttatcACAAACTGACGATACTTTTGAAAGAAGCCATCTTAGATATCTTTATCTTATATGAAACTAAACAATTTCATTATGGTTTGTAAATTTGTTAGCCTTGAAACTATTGGGATGTGTTTTGCAAAGCAAAAAGCATTTACGAAACCTCAAATAGATCAGGTGTTATGATTATTGCTGATTTGTGACATTCTTCTTGTGTGCGGGAATATCTGATAATAAGGCTCTCATAAATCTAGGCATTTATTGTTGTGAGAAGAGGGAGGAATGTGGCGATTTAACAAATCAACACCGAAACATGGTTTACTTAGTATGTGAatgatttcgattttcaaactatgaatttttaagttttccctTTTATCGATAGTCTCCATGACTGCCTATCGTTTTTTTAGTCCTTTTTTAATTAACGAAGCGTTACAAAACGATCTTATTACACGATCACCTTAATAAATTccctaataaattaaaacttcttCAAATTActttcagaataaaaaaaaattaacaaattttcttttgcaattttttgcagGTTGGAGATTttctattattacatttattggGACAAAATATGAGTGTCTTAACATACAATCAAATAATGGACGAACTAAGTAAACGTTTAAGTACACGAACAAATTTACCATCAGCACCAAGTACACTAGAAATGAGTCCTATTTATAGTCCTGAAAAACGGGAGAAATTTGGTATAGAAACAGAAACATAAAACAGTATCATAcctactttataaaaataaaataaaaaacgatgaAGCGAATCTGTGaagataaataattgaatataatttttatttttgatttttaaaaaatttagaattataaaaaaaatattttagtttttgcttattatgaattattatttttgatttttaaattacaattattttgtattatattataataacgctgtgaaaatcaactttttaaaatttccccTCTTCTTTTTTGTataccttaaaataataatcggGTGGTTgactaattttttcaaatacagtttattgaaagtataaagcTTTAAGGTAATTCGTCTGTTTGAGCAAATACGGTGAATGTTCTTTTTATTTGGGcctgtttttttgtaaacagtTTTGGGGCCTCTTACGGgacaaaattgtgaattatttcattttaaaattgtgatttttaacacagtacttTATGGAAGAAatcacaataatgttaactgTACacaaattaatcggtgattgagcttcaaaaaagttaccagcatgaagaaaataaaagaaaacatctAAAAACTTCGAAAACTATCCAAATTGgacgtataaattttatcttttacaatatttttataacattttattacatttacgtcataaaaattgcctagttgactagttgGATAGTCCTGTGACGGCCGGACTACTATAAATATCAGATT
This genomic interval from Chrysoperla carnea chromosome 1, inChrCarn1.1, whole genome shotgun sequence contains the following:
- the LOC123290568 gene encoding innexin inx3; translated protein: MALLGMVSALAGFVKVRYLIDKAIIDNMVFRCHYRITSAILFLCCIIVTANNLIGDPIQCINDSVPGHVINTFCWITYTFTMPGLYNKPIGTHVPHPGLGNDLEEKQFHSYYQWVPFVLFFQGLLFYAPHWIWKNWEEGKIRLISDGIRGTMIGGEQERAFRAERLIQYIMDTLHLHNTYAFGYFFCEALNFINVVLNIIFVDKFLGGTFMSYGVDVLRFSNLNQENRTDPMVQVFPRITKCTFHKFGASGTIQKHDAMCVLALNILNEKIYIFLWFWFIILAVLSGLALIYSAAVILMPSTREAVLKRKYRFSTPDALTTLIRKTQVGDFLLLHLLGQNMSVLTYNQIMDELSKRLSTRTNLPSAPSTLEMSPIYSPEKREKFGIETET